The Pseudomonas nunensis genome includes the window GTCGAGGCCGGAGGAAACCGGTCGCCGTTAAGGCCGAATAACGCGACCGACTGGCTGCCACCCTCGCCGCCGCCGTGATTCAGCAGCAGGCATTGCTCGCCGACAGAGGGGATCCGCGATTCGCTCTGAGCACCGGCACTCGGGTTGAAAAAGCGGATGGCCGGGGTCAGCAATTCACCGTGGCGGACCTTGCAGGTATTGCTGGCAGCATCGACCTCCTGGCACACGCCGATCCGACAGAAGCTGTCGGCGCGTCGATACAAGTCTTCAAGCTCGGTCTCCATCTGCGCCAGTCGCTCGATGATCGGG containing:
- a CDS encoding phage baseplate assembly protein V yields the protein MFDALLRMQLGPIIERLAQMETELEDLYRRADSFCRIGVCQEVDAASNTCKVRHGELLTPAIRFFNPSAGAQSESRIPSVGEQCLLLNHGGGEGGSQSVALFGLNGDRFPPASTLASLTRRLYQDGTESGYDDASHVLHWNNGPAAFTGSRESLELSIGPARLAMTPQAITLQLGAVGLLIDAAGVHLSGPVVDHQGRVISPK